In Zalophus californianus isolate mZalCal1 chromosome 4, mZalCal1.pri.v2, whole genome shotgun sequence, the following proteins share a genomic window:
- the LOC113930972 gene encoding 28S ribosomal protein S36, mitochondrial-like: MMGSKMASASRVVQVVKPHTPLIRFPDRRDNPKPNVSEVLRSAGLPSHSSSISQHSKGRKSPDLLVHQGPPDTAEIIKTLPQKYRRKLVSQEEIEFIQRGGPE, translated from the coding sequence ATGATGGGCAGTAAGATGGCGTCTGCCAGCAGGGTCGTTCAGGTAGTCAAGCCACATACTCCATTAATAAGGTTCCCTGACAGAAGAGACAATCCTAAACCTAACGTATCAGAAGTTTTGAGATCAGCAGGACTACCGTCTCACTCTTCTTCAATTTCACAGCATTCTAAGGGAAGGAAATCCCCAGATTTGCTGGTGCATCAGGGTCCACCAGACactgcagaaataataaaaacattacctCAGAAATACAGAAGGAAACTTGTATCTcaagaagaaattgaatttatccAACGTGGAGGTCCAGAATAA